The segment TTGTAGATGGTCATACGATGCAGTCTATCAAGAACTGGTCGGATACGACATATCCCGTAGGCTGCATAACCGTTTATTGTGGCGAAGTACGTCTGATTGACAATATTAAATATTAATCATAGAGGTAAGAGATGTATATAGAAGTTGTTAAATCAAAGATTCATCGGGTGACGGTTACTGAGGCCAACTTAAATTATATTGGAAGTATTACGATTGACGGCGCTTTGATGGAAGCGGCTAATCTGATTCCAAACGAGAAGGTTTCAATTGTTAATAATAACAATGGAGAACGTTTTGAAACGTACGTCATTAAAGGTGAACCTGGTTCGGGGGTTATCTGCTTGAATGGGGCTGCTGCCCGCAAGGTTCAACCGGGAGATATTGTCATTATTATGTCATACGCATTGATGGATTTTGAGGAAGCAAAGACATTCAAACCGGCCGTCATTTTCCCGGATACGGCAACGAATCGTCTGATTTAGCAAATTCTGCTTCGTGGTGAAGAGTTCTGAAAAATAAACGCGTTTTGTGCAATACAAGTTGTGTCTGCATTCAAAGGCGGTGTTTTTTTAGAAGAATCAGGATATTTTTATAAACGATTCTCGTGGGATTCAAAAATGATACCCTCGAGAATCATTTTTGATTCTCGAGAGATCTTTGCTTAGTCAATGATGGAATAAAATGGTGAAGGAAGAATGGTTCCCCTTAGTGAATGAAGAAGGGGAGACGATAGGAAAAGCAACCCGCAGAGAATGTCATAGTGGATGCAAATGGTTGCATCCCGTTGTTCATTTGCATATTTTCAATGCTGCTGGTGATCTGTATTTGCAGAAACGTTCGATGACGAAGGATATTCAGCCCGGAAAATGGGATACGGCTGTGGGAGGTCATGTGGATTATGGAGAGACGGTTGAAAATGCTTTACGCAGAGAGGTGCGCGAAGAATTAGGTATTACTGACTTCAAACCGGAATTTCTGATGCGGTACGTCTTTGAATCAAAAATAGAGAAAGAATTAGTTAATACATTCCGGACTGTATACGAAGGTCCGTTTTTCCCTGATCCGGAGGAGATCGATGAAGGTCGTTTCTGGTCTCGTGCGGAAATAGCTTCTCAGCTTGGAAAAGGAGTTTTTACTCCAAACTTCGAGAATGAGTACAGAAAGATTTGCATGTTAGGTGCACAATTTAAATGATAATCGTTTAAACAAAAAGAATATAGTAAGATGAAAGTGAAGATTATGTTCCCGCTTATGGCAGCAGGACTTATGGCGCTGGCGGGATGTGGCAACAACGCCCAAAAGACAGATGGACAATCTTCTTGTAAGTCTGTTAATTTGGCAAATTTGGATACGACAGTAGCGGCGGGTGCAGACTTCTATCAGTATGCTTGTGGCGGCTGGATGAAAGAACATCCTTTGAAACCGGAATTTTCCCGTTATGGCGTATTTGAACAGTTAATGGAGACAAACCGCGAACAACTTCGGGCTTTGGTAGAAGAACTGAAGGCTGCTCCGCAGGAAGAAGGCAGCGTCGCCCAGAAAATTGGTATGCTGTATGAACTGGCTTTGGATAGTGTGAAGACGAATGAAGACGGCTTCGAACCCGTAAAAGAAGAACTGGCAGCTATTCGTGACCTGGGTACCAAGGCTGAATTGTCGAAAATGGTAGCATATTTGCATAAAGAAGGCATCACTCCTTATTTTGCTCTTTATGTTGGAGCTGACGAAAAGAACAGTTCTATGAATATTGTCCAGTTGTATCAGGCTGGATTAGGAATGGGTGATCGTGATTATTATCTGCAGAATGATGAGACTTTCAGCAAGATCCGGGAGGCTTACAAAGCTTATATTTCTCGTTTGTTTGTATTGGCCGGCCATTCTCCAGAACAAGC is part of the Parabacteroides sp. AD58 genome and harbors:
- a CDS encoding NUDIX hydrolase; its protein translation is MKEEWFPLVNEEGETIGKATRRECHSGCKWLHPVVHLHIFNAAGDLYLQKRSMTKDIQPGKWDTAVGGHVDYGETVENALRREVREELGITDFKPEFLMRYVFESKIEKELVNTFRTVYEGPFFPDPEEIDEGRFWSRAEIASQLGKGVFTPNFENEYRKICMLGAQFK
- the panD gene encoding aspartate 1-decarboxylase, with amino-acid sequence MYIEVVKSKIHRVTVTEANLNYIGSITIDGALMEAANLIPNEKVSIVNNNNGERFETYVIKGEPGSGVICLNGAAARKVQPGDIVIIMSYALMDFEEAKTFKPAVIFPDTATNRLI